CATCACAAAAGGACTTGATAAAAATGTAAATTTCAAAGATAGTGGCATAGAATGGCTTGGCGAAATTCCACAGCATTGGAATATTTTAAAACTTAAGCATATTGCTTCTTTGCGAAATCAAAAAAGTAATAATATTGATTTTAGAATTGGACTTGAAAACATAGAAAGCAAAACGGGTAAATTTATTCCATCAAGCGAGGTAGTGTTTGAAGAAGATGGAATAGGGTTTAAAAAGGGAGATATTTTATTTGGAAAGTTGCGACCATATCTTGCAAAGGTATTTTTAACCGATAGGGATGGAATTTGTGTTAGTGAATTTTTAGTTTTAAAGATAAAATCAGAAAGTAATAAATTTATAAAATTTTTAATGCTTTCATCTTTATTTATAGATATTGTAGATAGTTCAACTTATGGAACAAAAATGCCACGAGCAAATTGGGAATTTATAGGAAATCTTAAAATTCCACTTCCGCCACTAAAAGAGCAAGAGCAAATCGCACAATTTTTAGATTCTGAAATTTCTAAAATAGATCAAATCATAGAAAAAACCAAAAAGCAAATAGAACTTATCAAAGAATACAAAACCACACTTATAAACCAAGCTGTATGTGGTAGGATTGATTTATAAAAGGATAGAAGATGATTACTAAAATTTCTATGAAAAATGTAGCGAGTTATAAAGATGAGACAATGCTAGAAACAGATAAACGCATTAATTTGATTTATGGTTTAAATGGAACAGGAAAAACGCAAATTTCTAAATTTTTAGCAAATCAAGAAGATGAAAACTTTAAAGATTGTAATATAGAAGGTTTAAGCAATGAAGAAATTTTGGTTTATAATCAAGATTTTATTGAAAAAAACTTTTATAATACAGACAAACAGCAGGGAATTTTTACACTCTCTGAAGAAAATATAACTATAAAACAAGAAATTGAAAAATTACAAGAAGAATTAATAGGATTAAAGTCTAACCAAGATGAAAATGAAAGAAAATTAAAAGAAAATCAAGAAGATATAATAAAAATAGAAAATGGTTTTAAAGATGATATTTGGAAAATCAAGCAAAATCACAGTGATAATTTTAAAGATTTTTTTGAAGGAAAAATGGGAAGTAAAGAAAGTTTTTTTAAATTTATAAATCCAAAAATAGAAGAAGTTTTACCTCTTGATACAATAAATCAAAATATAAATTTAGAAGAATTAAAGAAACAATATAGCATTCTTACTGACACAACACAAATTAAATTAGAAAATATCAATGAAATTTCAAATATAGAATTTAAAAATATAGAAAATAACTCAATATTTAATGCAATAATTGTAGGTAACCAAAATAGTGTTATTGCAGATTTAATTAATAAGCTAGGAAATGAAGATTGGGTAAAAGATGGTTTTGATAAGTATGTTTTGCAGGATTCTCAAACTTGTCCTTTTTGTCAAAAAGATACAATCACTCAAGAATTTAAAAGCTATTTAGAGGATTATTTTGATAAAACATATGAAGAAAGAATAAAAGAATTGGAAAAATTAAATGATGAATATCAAAATTTATTTTCAAATATACCAAGTATAGAAACTTTTTATAGAAGAGATATTTTAGATAATGAAGATTTGGAATTTGAAAAATTATATTTTCAAGTAAAATTAAAACTTGAAAAAAATATTAGAAAAATTCAAGAAAAGATTAAAGAACCTAGCAAAAAAATAGAATTAGAAAAAACCGAAGAACTATTTCAAAATTTAAATAATTATCTTAAACAAATACAGCAAAAAATCATAGAATTTAATAGCAAGTTAGAAAATCCAGAAGACGAACGAGAAAAACTAGAAAAACAATTTTGGGAATTTGCGATTTTTGAAAAAAAAGAGATTATAGAAAAATACAACAAAAATAAAAAGGAACAGGAAATAAACAAAGGAGTTTTAGATAAAGAAAATCAAACTATCAAAGATAGCATACAACATATAGAAAATACCATAAAAGAAAAACAAAAAGAGGTAATTAATATCCAAGAAGCAGTTGATAGGATAAACAATTATTTGAAAGATTTAGGAATTTTAAGTTTTTGTATCAAAATCCAAGATGATGAAAAGCAAGAATATATTATCATAAGAGAGGGTGAAGATAAACCTAGTTTTAAAACCTTAAGTGAAGGTGAAAAAACTTTAATTTCATTTTTGTATTTTTTACAACTTTGTCAAGGCAAAAAAGAAAAAGATGAAGCAATTTTAGATAAAATTATCGTGATTGATGATCCTATTTCTAGCCTTTCTTTTAATTATGTTTATAATATAGCTCAACTCATTAAAGAAATATTTTTACGCAACAAAGATAGCAACTATAAACAAATTTTTGTTTTAACACACCATTTGTATTTTTTTAAGGAATTAATAGGATTTAGAGAAGGATATAAAAAAGATATTTATACTTTTAGAATTAGAAGAAATGAAAGTTATATATCTCATATTGATACAATGAAAGAAGATGAAATTTTAAATGACTATCAGGCTTATTGGCAAATTTTGAAAGATTATAAAGAAGGTAAAATTCATGTTATATTAATTCCTAATACTATGAGAAATATTTTAGAATATTTTCTAGGTTTTATTCAAAAAGACACAATTGATATAATAAAAAAAATAGAGAATGAAGATAAAGAAAAGAGATTTGAACCTTTTTGTCTGTATATCAATAGAGAATCTCATTCTTTTATGGGTAATATGTCAGATGCAAAAGAAATTGATATCGATATGTTTTTTGAAGCATTTAAAAAAGTATTTGAATATTTGGGACATCTCGAACATTATAACATAATGATGACTAAAGGAAATCAACAATGACTAACTACCAAGAAAAAGATTTAGAAAATTTCATAGAGTCTTACTTGTTAGAAAACCATGCCTATATCAAAAGAACAAATGAAAACTTTGATAAAAATTTATGTATCGATACAGAATTTTTTGAGAATTTCTTACAAGCTACACAAAGTGTAGCATTAGAAGAGCTTAAAAAACGTTGTGGGCAAAACTATAAAAAAGAACTTTTTAATCGTATTTTCTCACAAATCAAAACCAAAGGCATAGTCAAAGTCTTACAAAGCTATGTGGAGATCAAAGGCATTAAAATTTACCTAGCCTTTTCAAAACCAAACACTAGTGCAAACGAAGAAAGCGTGAAAAAATACGAGCAAAACAACCTTTCTATCATACGCCAGCTTTACTACAGCACACAAAATAAAAACTCCCTTGATATGGTTATCTTTTTAAACGGCTTACCCCTTATCACCATAGAGCTTAAAAACCATTTTACAGGACAAAATGTCTTTCACGCTATAGAGCAATACAAAAAAGACAGAAACCCAAAAGAAGCTATATTTAGCCTTACTATAGTGCATTTTGCACTAGATAATGATCTTTGCTATATGAGTACAAAATTAGATCAAGATGCGACTACATTTTTGCCTTTTAATCTTGGTTTAAACAATGGTAGTGGCAAAATAGGCTTAGCAAATGGAGCAGGCAACCCACCAAGTGATGGTATAAAAACAGCTTATTTATGGGAGAAAATCTTTAAAAAAGATACTTTGCTAAATTTATTTTTTAATTTTGTGCAAGTTGTGAAAAAAGAAAACGAAGAAATCATCATCTTTCCTAGATACCATCAATTTGATGTAGTAGAAAAACTACTCGCCCATGCAAAAGAAAACGGCACAGGGCAACGCTACTTAATCCAGCATAGTGCAGGAAGTGGCAAGAGTAATTCTATATCTTGGCTTGCACATAATCTCGTAAGCTTACATAGACTTGAAAAAAACATCTTTGATTCTATCATCGTAGTAACCGATAGAAAAGTGCTTGATAGGCAAATAAGAGAAAATGTAAAATCTTTTTCACAGAAGACAAAAGACCTAGTCGAAGCCATCACTCATGGAAGCAAACAGCTTAAAAATGCTTTAGAAGAAGGTAAGAAAATCATCATCACAACCATACAAAAATTTCCTTTCATTTTAGATGAGATCAAAACCTTAAAAAGCAAAACTTTTGCTATCATCATCGATGAAGCACACTCTAGCCAAAGCGGAAGCAATGCTCAAAAAATGACTGAAGTCATAAGAAGTAAAAGCTATGATGAAAGTCAAAATTTAGATGATGAAATTTTAGAAATTATAAAAAATAAAAAACTCCAAAGCAATGCTTCTTATTTTGCATTTACCGCTACACCTAAGCCAAAAACCTTAGAAATGTTTGGTATGCCTTGTGATGTTAATGGAGAGCAAATGTTTATCCCATTTCATCTTTACTCTATGAAACAAGCCATAGAAGAAGGTTTTATACTTGATGTATTAAAAGGCTATACAATGTATAAAAGTTACTATAAACTCATATCTTGCACAAATGACAATCCAAAATACGATAAAAAAAGAGCAAACGCAAAACTAAAAGCCTATGTCCAAAACAATATCAAAACAATCGAACAAAAATCACAAATCATGTGTGAGCATTTTTTCCAAAATAGTTTTAAAAAGATAAATGGCAAAGCAAAAGCTATGGTTGTAACAAGCTCAAGAGAAAATGCTGTGAAGTATTATCTTGTTTTTAGAGAGTATTTAAGAAAAAATTATCCACATTTTAAAGCTATAGTGGCTTTTTCAGGTGAAGTAAATTTAGAAGGTGAAATTTATAGCGAAAGTGGCTTGAATGGTTTTTCAGAAAATGCTTTAAAAGATGAGTTTAAAAAATATGAGTATCGTTTTTTAATCGTTGCGGAAAAATACCAAACTGGCTTTGATGAGCCATTATTACATACGATGTATGTAGATAAAGCATTAAGCGGAGTAAGTGCAGTGCAAACTCTATCAAGACTAAACCGAACTTGCAAAAACAAAGAAAATACTTTCGTGCTAGACTTTGCAAACACCCATGAAGATATAGCAAAATCTTTTAGTGTATTTTATGAGCAAACTTACTTAAGTGAAGCCACAGATGATAATAGAATTTTTGATTTAAAAGCAAATCTAAATGAATATGAAATTTACACCCAAGAAGAAATAAATGATTTTACAAATGCCATTTTAAAAAATGAAAAAGAAAATGTAATTCATTCAAAATTAGACACAATGTTAACTAGATTTGAACAAAAAAGCGATAATGAAAAATTAGATTTTTATAATAAAGCAAGGACTTATCTTAAAGAGTATTCTTTTTTAGCTCAAA
This genomic interval from Campylobacter sp. CCS1377 contains the following:
- a CDS encoding DEAD/DEAH box helicase family protein is translated as MTNYQEKDLENFIESYLLENHAYIKRTNENFDKNLCIDTEFFENFLQATQSVALEELKKRCGQNYKKELFNRIFSQIKTKGIVKVLQSYVEIKGIKIYLAFSKPNTSANEESVKKYEQNNLSIIRQLYYSTQNKNSLDMVIFLNGLPLITIELKNHFTGQNVFHAIEQYKKDRNPKEAIFSLTIVHFALDNDLCYMSTKLDQDATTFLPFNLGLNNGSGKIGLANGAGNPPSDGIKTAYLWEKIFKKDTLLNLFFNFVQVVKKENEEIIIFPRYHQFDVVEKLLAHAKENGTGQRYLIQHSAGSGKSNSISWLAHNLVSLHRLEKNIFDSIIVVTDRKVLDRQIRENVKSFSQKTKDLVEAITHGSKQLKNALEEGKKIIITTIQKFPFILDEIKTLKSKTFAIIIDEAHSSQSGSNAQKMTEVIRSKSYDESQNLDDEILEIIKNKKLQSNASYFAFTATPKPKTLEMFGMPCDVNGEQMFIPFHLYSMKQAIEEGFILDVLKGYTMYKSYYKLISCTNDNPKYDKKRANAKLKAYVQNNIKTIEQKSQIMCEHFFQNSFKKINGKAKAMVVTSSRENAVKYYLVFREYLRKNYPHFKAIVAFSGEVNLEGEIYSESGLNGFSENALKDEFKKYEYRFLIVAEKYQTGFDEPLLHTMYVDKALSGVSAVQTLSRLNRTCKNKENTFVLDFANTHEDIAKSFSVFYEQTYLSEATDDNRIFDLKANLNEYEIYTQEEINDFTNAILKNEKENVIHSKLDTMLTRFEQKSDNEKLDFYNKARTYLKEYSFLAQILPYEDIELEKLYILLKKLTSKIILPKPEDLAKGILDNVDFDSYRLQLDKTQDIILQGNGELKPSFADGSSKSAEAELEELSNIIKDFNNKYANIDFNESDKIAKILYDIKDDIAKNEEIRETFNKSGMQNSRIRFDEILEDKIQDLLDLNLELFKQFTQNNDFKDKIANVMFNMIYSDIKNNSFI
- a CDS encoding restriction endonuclease subunit S, which produces MRVFKDSGIEWLGEIPEHWEVVKIKHIFNIGRGRVISQEELDENGNFPVYSSQTTNNGILGYIKTYDFDCEQITWTTDGVNAGTIFLRNGKYNCTNVCGILKPRNNENMSFLTYALQNVAPCYKRPDTNGAKIMNNEMANIQIVYPPLKEQEQIANFLDEKCEQIANFIEKKEKLISLLKEQKQVLINETITKGLDKNVNFKDSGIEWLGEIPQHWNILKLKHIASLRNQKSNNIDFRIGLENIESKTGKFIPSSEVVFEEDGIGFKKGDILFGKLRPYLAKVFLTDRDGICVSEFLVLKIKSESNKFIKFLMLSSLFIDIVDSSTYGTKMPRANWEFIGNLKIPLPPLKEQEQIAQFLDSEISKIDQIIEKTKKQIELIKEYKTTLINQAVCGRIDL
- a CDS encoding AAA family ATPase — encoded protein: MITKISMKNVASYKDETMLETDKRINLIYGLNGTGKTQISKFLANQEDENFKDCNIEGLSNEEILVYNQDFIEKNFYNTDKQQGIFTLSEENITIKQEIEKLQEELIGLKSNQDENERKLKENQEDIIKIENGFKDDIWKIKQNHSDNFKDFFEGKMGSKESFFKFINPKIEEVLPLDTINQNINLEELKKQYSILTDTTQIKLENINEISNIEFKNIENNSIFNAIIVGNQNSVIADLINKLGNEDWVKDGFDKYVLQDSQTCPFCQKDTITQEFKSYLEDYFDKTYEERIKELEKLNDEYQNLFSNIPSIETFYRRDILDNEDLEFEKLYFQVKLKLEKNIRKIQEKIKEPSKKIELEKTEELFQNLNNYLKQIQQKIIEFNSKLENPEDEREKLEKQFWEFAIFEKKEIIEKYNKNKKEQEINKGVLDKENQTIKDSIQHIENTIKEKQKEVINIQEAVDRINNYLKDLGILSFCIKIQDDEKQEYIIIREGEDKPSFKTLSEGEKTLISFLYFLQLCQGKKEKDEAILDKIIVIDDPISSLSFNYVYNIAQLIKEIFLRNKDSNYKQIFVLTHHLYFFKELIGFREGYKKDIYTFRIRRNESYISHIDTMKEDEILNDYQAYWQILKDYKEGKIHVILIPNTMRNILEYFLGFIQKDTIDIIKKIENEDKEKRFEPFCLYINRESHSFMGNMSDAKEIDIDMFFEAFKKVFEYLGHLEHYNIMMTKGNQQ